A genomic stretch from Marinobacter fonticola includes:
- a CDS encoding TAXI family TRAP transporter solute-binding subunit, whose protein sequence is MKRRHGKSMDKRHFIKSAMGLAAAVVLGFNTSAYAQESNYVMGTATTGGTYYPVGVALSTLIKVKLEPSTGISVSAISSAGSGENLKLMDEGQAQFGILQGLYGAWAWKGTGPVPKAYRNLRSVSMLWQNVEHFVIRAGMAESGTMSDMENLYGETFSIGARNSGTEGSGRYILGALGIDLEKVDIAYLGYGPSADALQNGNIDGMNIPAGVPASAVTRAYANMGKEITTLNVTDEQLEQVNSEFDLWSPYTIPAETYPNQAEPINTIAQPNILAVRADLPEEDVYQIVKTMYANLPFLNNIHPATKAMALEKAIAGLPMPLHPGAARFYREKGLEIPDRLIAE, encoded by the coding sequence ATGAAAAGAAGACACGGGAAAAGCATGGATAAGCGCCACTTTATAAAGAGCGCTATGGGCTTGGCTGCGGCAGTCGTACTTGGGTTCAATACGTCGGCATACGCCCAGGAAAGCAATTACGTCATGGGCACCGCGACGACGGGCGGAACCTACTACCCCGTGGGTGTTGCTTTATCCACGCTGATCAAGGTCAAGCTTGAACCTTCGACGGGCATTTCCGTCTCCGCTATCAGTTCTGCCGGATCGGGTGAGAACCTCAAGTTGATGGACGAAGGCCAGGCCCAGTTCGGTATTCTCCAGGGGCTATACGGCGCCTGGGCATGGAAAGGTACCGGCCCGGTCCCCAAGGCCTATAGGAACCTGCGCTCGGTATCGATGTTGTGGCAGAACGTGGAGCACTTCGTGATTCGCGCCGGGATGGCTGAAAGCGGCACGATGTCGGATATGGAAAACCTGTACGGCGAGACGTTCTCGATCGGCGCGCGCAATTCGGGCACCGAGGGCTCCGGCCGCTACATCCTAGGGGCGCTCGGCATTGATCTGGAAAAGGTGGACATAGCTTACCTGGGGTATGGACCCAGTGCCGATGCCTTGCAGAACGGCAACATCGACGGCATGAATATACCGGCTGGCGTCCCGGCTTCGGCCGTGACGCGGGCCTACGCCAACATGGGCAAAGAAATCACCACGCTCAACGTCACTGACGAGCAGCTCGAACAGGTCAACAGCGAATTCGATTTGTGGTCGCCTTACACCATTCCGGCTGAAACCTACCCCAACCAGGCGGAACCGATCAACACGATCGCTCAGCCTAATATCCTGGCGGTGCGGGCGGATTTGCCGGAAGAGGACGTCTATCAAATCGTCAAGACCATGTATGCCAATCTACCGTTCCTGAACAACATCCATCCGGCCACCAAGGCCATGGCGCTGGAAAAGGCGATAGCCGGTTTGCCGATGCCGTTGCATCCTGGCGCTGCGCGATTCTATCGGGAAAAAGGACTGGAAATTCCGGACCGGTTGATTGCCGAGTAA
- the putP gene encoding sodium/proline symporter PutP — MVENNIGVSATFVVYILLMLAIGYIAYKRTSNLSDYILGGRSLGPLPSALSAGASDMSGWLLLGLPGYAYAAGYEAIWIAVGLLVGTWLNWLIVARRLRNYSLAAGDSLTLPSYFENRFEDKSRALRVISAFFILLFFLFYTSSGLVAGGKLFETVFGLDYSTAVIIGTLAVVSYTFFGGFLAVAWTDVVQGLLMFAALLLVPILAITADGGWSATQAAMDAKNPEFLSAFTGADGNALGFLAILSLLGWGLGYFGQPHILARFKAIRSADDIPTARRIAVIWSGFGLLGALLVGFSAIGYFETPLEDGERAFMLLVDALFHPIIAGILLAAILAAIMSTADSQLLVSSSALAEDFYKALFRRDASQSELVWVGRFAVVGIAIVACMLAFDPDSQVLELVSYAWAGFGAAFGPALILSLFWKRMTRLGALAGIVVGGVTVVIWGNISGGIFELYEIIPGFILAAIAIVVVSLATPEPSKTIQDGFDKVVGR, encoded by the coding sequence ATGGTTGAAAACAATATCGGGGTCAGTGCGACCTTTGTGGTTTATATTCTGCTGATGCTGGCCATCGGCTACATCGCTTACAAACGTACATCAAATCTTTCCGATTATATTCTCGGTGGCCGCAGCCTCGGACCGCTACCGTCGGCATTGAGTGCCGGCGCATCGGATATGAGTGGATGGCTACTTCTGGGGCTGCCGGGCTATGCCTACGCCGCCGGCTACGAAGCAATCTGGATAGCGGTTGGCCTCCTGGTCGGAACCTGGCTCAACTGGCTGATCGTGGCCCGCCGTTTGCGGAACTATTCTCTGGCGGCCGGTGATTCGCTGACGCTGCCGTCTTATTTCGAGAACCGCTTTGAAGACAAGTCCCGGGCATTACGGGTGATTTCGGCTTTCTTTATCTTGCTGTTCTTTTTGTTTTATACCAGCTCCGGCCTGGTTGCCGGGGGAAAGCTTTTCGAAACGGTGTTTGGGCTCGATTACTCCACAGCCGTCATCATCGGTACCCTGGCGGTGGTGTCCTACACCTTTTTCGGCGGTTTCCTGGCTGTAGCCTGGACCGATGTTGTCCAGGGCCTGCTAATGTTCGCCGCTTTGCTCCTGGTGCCGATCCTGGCCATCACTGCCGATGGCGGCTGGTCCGCAACTCAGGCGGCGATGGACGCCAAAAACCCCGAGTTCCTGAGTGCCTTTACCGGGGCAGACGGCAATGCGCTCGGCTTTCTAGCGATCCTCTCGCTGCTGGGCTGGGGGCTGGGCTATTTCGGCCAGCCGCATATTTTGGCCCGCTTCAAGGCTATCCGTAGTGCAGACGATATCCCAACCGCGCGCCGTATCGCCGTGATCTGGAGTGGTTTTGGTTTGCTGGGTGCGCTGCTCGTAGGCTTTTCCGCGATCGGCTATTTCGAAACGCCACTGGAAGATGGAGAGCGCGCCTTTATGTTGCTGGTCGATGCGCTGTTCCATCCGATTATTGCCGGCATACTGTTGGCCGCGATCCTGGCAGCTATCATGAGTACGGCGGATTCCCAGCTGCTGGTGTCTTCGTCCGCGCTTGCCGAGGATTTCTACAAAGCCCTATTCCGCCGGGATGCATCTCAGAGTGAATTGGTCTGGGTAGGGCGCTTCGCGGTGGTCGGTATCGCCATTGTGGCCTGCATGCTGGCCTTTGACCCTGACAGCCAGGTGCTGGAACTGGTGTCCTATGCCTGGGCCGGCTTCGGCGCGGCCTTCGGTCCGGCATTGATCCTGTCGCTGTTCTGGAAGCGCATGACGCGCCTGGGTGCGCTGGCCGGTATCGTCGTCGGCGGTGTAACGGTCGTGATCTGGGGCAACATCTCGGGCGGTATTTTCGAGCTATACGAGATCATCCCAGGCTTCATTCTGGCGGCTATCGCCATCGTGGTGGTTTCCCTGGCGACACCGGAGCCGTCCAAGACGATCCAGGATGGCTTCGATAAAGTCGTGGGTCGCTGA
- a CDS encoding AraC family transcriptional regulator — MPKNAAHHAHEHHQVVIGLQGSSGLAGQGWEVGLDNRRACFVPTETRHDYFGNDINHVLVIDLDVSAPALSNPRHHDYDHLAPLFDRPQHLEMDNRLQNLIHLCAAELHQAPDNRSLHEHFATGIVHCLSHRLSGNRILRRRPQTFNTEVLRHYVREHLHRKITVKDLAREACLSVSRFHETFREMTGMSPHQYIIHARLDRAIELLRQPRLSLAEISLRTGFSSQGALTNAMKKHRGVTPSALR; from the coding sequence TTGCCGAAAAATGCGGCTCACCACGCCCACGAACATCATCAAGTGGTGATTGGCCTGCAGGGTAGCTCGGGACTCGCCGGGCAGGGGTGGGAAGTGGGTCTGGACAACCGTCGTGCCTGTTTCGTGCCCACTGAAACGCGGCACGATTACTTCGGCAACGACATTAATCATGTGCTGGTGATTGACCTGGATGTCTCGGCGCCGGCTTTGTCCAATCCCCGGCATCACGATTACGACCATCTGGCTCCCTTGTTTGACCGGCCTCAGCATCTGGAGATGGACAACCGGCTGCAGAACCTGATTCACCTGTGTGCGGCGGAGCTTCACCAAGCTCCGGACAACCGCTCACTGCACGAACACTTCGCCACCGGCATCGTCCACTGTCTTTCCCATCGCCTCAGCGGCAATCGCATACTTCGGCGTCGGCCTCAGACTTTTAATACCGAAGTGCTCCGGCATTATGTGCGCGAGCATTTACATCGGAAGATCACGGTTAAGGATCTGGCCCGCGAAGCTTGCCTCAGTGTCAGTCGTTTTCATGAAACCTTTCGAGAGATGACCGGCATGAGTCCTCACCAATACATCATCCACGCCCGGCTGGATCGCGCGATCGAACTTCTCCGGCAGCCGCGTCTTTCCCTTGCGGAAATCAGTTTACGTACCGGGTTTTCCAGCCAGGGCGCACTGACCAACGCCATGAAGAAACACCGTGGCGTTACCCCGTCAGCGTTGCGTTAA
- a CDS encoding phospholipase effector Tle1 domain-containing protein, producing MSKAIVVCCDGTWNKPEIDAGKGEPSNILKCVRALKAHSGRRDQVVYYDGEVGTAGRTRRWLTGAFGMGLSTNLLQAYRFIANNWAPSDDIYLLGFSRGAYTVRSLAGFIHVMGLMPKSEMKHLPQAYQWYRAEPGNARDTLPQAALMDELRQASRRIPIRFLGVFDTVGALGIPMPGLRRLSRRWVGFHDTQLCDSVSYAVQALAIDERRAPFQPALWTHADNADEHRQDTVSHRTLQVWLPGVHGDVGGGYPSTGLSDLALQFMIAQANQHGLEWQLGGNFRTAPEERISAPLNDSFSWAYRAFGEYRRPIGGIQRNFLGLERSVSEKVHISATDRLKADGLFGNRRNLEEALEEGTPVFHERRHLRLIVPEALAVADMPNVGEVCTLVDMSESGARLRYSGSGVVSEGASLRLRHPRIGDRTARVRWCVGSEVGVEFAA from the coding sequence ATGTCCAAAGCCATCGTCGTCTGCTGTGACGGAACCTGGAACAAGCCGGAAATCGATGCCGGCAAGGGGGAACCGTCCAATATTCTAAAGTGCGTCAGGGCGTTGAAAGCGCACTCCGGTCGCCGTGACCAGGTCGTTTACTATGACGGTGAGGTAGGTACGGCTGGAAGAACCCGGCGTTGGCTTACCGGCGCGTTCGGTATGGGTCTTTCGACCAATCTGTTGCAGGCCTATCGGTTCATTGCCAATAATTGGGCGCCCAGTGACGATATCTACCTTCTGGGTTTCAGTCGTGGCGCTTACACCGTGCGTAGTCTGGCGGGCTTCATTCATGTGATGGGCCTAATGCCCAAGTCGGAAATGAAACATCTGCCGCAAGCTTATCAGTGGTACCGGGCGGAGCCGGGCAATGCCCGTGACACGCTGCCCCAGGCAGCTTTGATGGACGAATTACGTCAGGCCAGCCGGCGGATTCCCATACGTTTCCTCGGCGTTTTCGATACCGTGGGCGCACTGGGTATCCCCATGCCCGGTCTAAGGCGGCTGTCGCGTCGCTGGGTGGGTTTCCACGATACGCAGCTATGCGATTCCGTATCCTACGCTGTGCAGGCCTTGGCCATAGACGAGCGCCGCGCGCCGTTCCAGCCTGCTCTGTGGACCCATGCGGACAATGCAGACGAACACCGGCAAGACACCGTCTCTCACCGTACACTCCAAGTTTGGCTACCGGGCGTTCATGGCGATGTGGGTGGCGGCTATCCAAGTACCGGCCTATCTGACCTGGCATTGCAATTCATGATTGCCCAGGCCAACCAACACGGTTTGGAATGGCAGCTGGGGGGTAACTTCCGGACCGCTCCCGAAGAGCGTATCAGTGCGCCGTTGAACGATAGTTTCAGTTGGGCTTACCGCGCTTTTGGCGAGTACCGTCGACCCATCGGCGGTATCCAACGAAACTTTCTGGGACTGGAGCGTTCGGTCAGCGAGAAGGTGCATATCTCGGCGACGGATCGGTTGAAGGCCGACGGATTGTTCGGTAACCGGCGCAACCTTGAGGAGGCGCTCGAAGAGGGCACACCGGTCTTCCACGAGCGCCGGCACTTGCGACTGATTGTTCCGGAAGCGCTTGCCGTGGCGGACATGCCGAATGTGGGTGAGGTATGCACGCTCGTGGATATGTCGGAATCCGGAGCCCGCCTACGCTATAGCGGCAGCGGGGTGGTTAGCGAGGGCGCTTCGCTGCGGTTACGCCATCCACGCATCGGCGACCGCACAGCGCGGGTCAGATGGTGCGTGGGTAGTGAAGTCGGAGTGGAATTTGCTGCTTAG
- the tmk gene encoding dTMP kinase yields MKRGYLITFEGTEGVGKSTQLGHAESWLKSRDIDVVVTREPGGTPLAEDIRELLLCPRDESVNDVAELLLIFAARAQHLNNFILPQIQAGRWVLCDRFTDATYAYQGGGRGVSHERISVLENLVQGPLRPDHVILLDAPVEVGMARAKKRGELDRFERETVAFFERIRSTYLERAAQWPERYHTLDAAQPLAAVSDQLSCALQAILDIHATEA; encoded by the coding sequence ATGAAACGCGGATATCTGATTACGTTCGAAGGGACCGAGGGCGTCGGCAAATCGACCCAGCTCGGACATGCAGAGAGCTGGCTCAAGTCCCGGGATATAGACGTGGTCGTAACTCGCGAGCCGGGCGGTACGCCGCTGGCGGAAGATATTCGCGAGCTGCTGCTTTGCCCCAGGGATGAATCGGTGAACGACGTGGCCGAGCTGTTGTTGATTTTCGCCGCCCGGGCTCAGCACCTCAATAACTTCATCCTGCCGCAGATACAGGCGGGTCGCTGGGTTCTGTGCGATCGTTTCACGGACGCGACTTACGCTTATCAGGGCGGCGGGCGCGGTGTTTCGCACGAGCGGATTTCCGTACTGGAAAACCTGGTTCAGGGGCCGCTGCGGCCTGATCATGTGATCTTGCTGGACGCGCCGGTCGAGGTGGGGATGGCTCGAGCCAAGAAGCGTGGCGAATTGGATCGCTTCGAGCGTGAAACCGTGGCGTTTTTCGAGCGAATTCGCAGCACCTACCTTGAGCGTGCGGCACAATGGCCTGAACGCTACCATACCCTCGATGCTGCTCAGCCGCTGGCTGCCGTTAGCGATCAGTTGTCCTGCGCATTGCAAGCCATTCTCGATATCCATGCCACCGAGGCTTAA
- the mltG gene encoding endolytic transglycosylase MltG, with protein sequence MLKRILLVSVLGLVLLLSGSALWLWQGLKTLEEPAALTEPLLFDVEPGSAFNTVAGKLERQGLIEDALWLKVWSRLNSERNLIKAGTYEFIPGETPMAMIDKMVRGETKTWSVQFIEGWRFSELRAALATQDHLELLTTDMTDTEIMARLGKPEQHPEGRFFPDTYVFTGNQTDLDILRRAYQRMESILAEEWASRAQDVPYETPYEALVMASIVEKETGVPHERGQIAGVFVRRIQKGMRLQTDPTVIYGLGDDYDGNITRKHLRTTTPYNTYRISGLPPTPIALPGRDAIHAALHPEPGESLYFVARGDGSHVFSKTFEEHQKAVREYQLRRRSDYRSAPQAQ encoded by the coding sequence TTGCTTAAACGAATTCTACTTGTTTCCGTTCTCGGGCTTGTCCTGCTTCTCAGTGGCTCCGCTCTCTGGCTATGGCAGGGATTAAAGACCCTCGAAGAGCCTGCTGCACTGACGGAACCGCTATTGTTCGATGTCGAGCCGGGGAGTGCATTCAATACCGTCGCTGGCAAGCTGGAGCGTCAGGGGCTGATTGAGGATGCTCTATGGCTGAAGGTTTGGAGCCGCCTGAATTCCGAGCGGAATCTGATCAAAGCGGGCACCTACGAGTTCATACCCGGCGAGACACCCATGGCCATGATCGACAAAATGGTGCGGGGAGAGACGAAAACCTGGTCTGTGCAATTCATCGAGGGTTGGCGGTTCAGTGAGCTACGGGCGGCCCTGGCGACTCAGGACCATCTGGAGTTGCTAACCACGGACATGACCGATACCGAGATCATGGCGCGCCTGGGTAAGCCCGAGCAACATCCGGAGGGGCGTTTCTTTCCGGATACGTACGTATTTACCGGTAATCAAACCGACCTGGATATCCTGCGCCGGGCCTATCAGCGCATGGAATCCATTTTGGCGGAAGAGTGGGCGAGCAGGGCGCAAGACGTGCCGTACGAGACGCCCTATGAAGCGCTGGTTATGGCGTCGATCGTCGAGAAAGAAACGGGCGTGCCTCACGAGCGCGGTCAGATAGCGGGTGTATTCGTTAGGCGAATACAAAAAGGGATGCGGCTGCAAACCGATCCCACCGTTATCTATGGGCTGGGCGACGACTACGACGGCAACATCACGCGCAAGCACTTGCGTACGACGACGCCCTACAACACGTACCGTATTTCCGGCTTGCCGCCGACACCCATTGCTTTGCCGGGCCGCGATGCGATCCATGCGGCACTTCATCCCGAGCCAGGGGAGTCGCTCTATTTCGTGGCTCGCGGCGATGGCTCGCACGTGTTTTCAAAAACGTTTGAAGAGCATCAGAAGGCGGTGCGGGAGTATCAGCTGCGTCGCCGGTCCGATTATCGTTCGGCGCCCCAGGCGCAGTAG
- the pabC gene encoding aminodeoxychorismate lyase translates to MAACIWAEEQSIPADDRGLAYGDGLFETIRIRNHRPTLVDFHLQRLLTSAERLGIPLGADTLAHVLHEATERYGDCGDWVLKLILTRGTGGRGYRPDANCKPRLIASHHRLPPQPRGAVGVTICPHPLVVDPLVAGMKTLNRLPQVLASQAMPDWAYESLMTDSSGGLLEGTRTNVFARVAGVWVTPPASVLAVAGVARQAIIDYLDGQEETVDYRPITQVDLQHWDFDGLLLTNSVVGAIAIEQINDTRLPMGPSLAKIRSFLAEAVGS, encoded by the coding sequence GTGGCCGCCTGTATCTGGGCCGAAGAGCAATCGATTCCCGCTGACGATCGCGGGCTCGCCTATGGGGATGGTCTGTTCGAGACCATCCGCATTCGTAACCATCGCCCGACGCTTGTCGACTTTCATCTTCAGCGCTTACTCACTAGCGCTGAAAGGCTCGGTATACCCCTCGGCGCGGACACGCTCGCCCATGTTTTACATGAGGCGACGGAGCGTTACGGCGATTGCGGCGACTGGGTGCTCAAGCTCATTTTGACGCGTGGGACCGGCGGTCGTGGTTACCGGCCCGACGCGAACTGCAAGCCGCGGCTAATCGCGAGTCATCACCGATTGCCTCCGCAACCGCGCGGTGCGGTTGGCGTGACCATTTGTCCGCATCCGCTGGTGGTCGATCCGCTGGTTGCGGGTATGAAAACGTTAAACCGGCTGCCACAGGTTTTGGCTAGCCAGGCGATGCCGGACTGGGCCTACGAATCTTTGATGACCGACAGTTCGGGGGGGCTTTTGGAAGGCACACGAACCAACGTGTTTGCGCGGGTTGCCGGTGTCTGGGTTACCCCACCAGCCTCGGTATTAGCGGTTGCCGGCGTGGCACGCCAAGCCATCATTGACTACCTGGATGGCCAGGAAGAAACAGTCGACTATCGACCCATAACCCAGGTGGACCTGCAGCACTGGGACTTTGACGGTTTGTTGTTGACCAACAGCGTCGTCGGTGCCATTGCCATTGAACAAATCAACGATACCCGGTTGCCTATGGGCCCCAGCCTTGCCAAAATTCGGTCCTTTCTTGCTGAAGCCGTTGGTTCCTGA
- the fabF gene encoding beta-ketoacyl-ACP synthase II — protein MSGRRVVVTGLGMVSPVGNDVASSWESVLAGRSGIGPIERFDASDFNTRIGGAIRELDLDLYLSAKDARKMDAFIHYGIAAASQAVKDSGLDGDGACDPERVGIAIGSGIGGLEFIERNVLTLAEKGPRKVSPFFVPASVVNMLAGNVAIKFGFKGPNIAITTACTTGTHNIGYAARTIQYGDADVMLAGGSEMATTPTGIAAFGAARALSTRNDEPEKASRPWDKGRDGFVLSDGSGVLVLEELEHAKRRGATIYGEVVGFGMSDDAHHVTAPSGEGAQRSMRNALKDAGIDLAEIGYINAHGTSTSVGDVAEVDAVKAVFGDHARKLAISSTKSMTGHLLGAAGAVEAIFSLLALRDGVLPPTINLDDPEEGCDLDFVPHTSRKATITAALSNSFGFGGTNGTLIFRRLED, from the coding sequence ATGTCTGGACGACGTGTCGTAGTCACTGGTCTCGGTATGGTCTCTCCCGTAGGAAATGACGTGGCTTCATCCTGGGAGAGTGTCCTTGCCGGTCGAAGCGGCATCGGTCCGATTGAACGGTTCGATGCGTCGGATTTCAACACCCGGATCGGAGGTGCAATCAGAGAGCTCGACCTCGATCTGTACCTGAGTGCAAAAGATGCGCGCAAGATGGATGCCTTCATTCACTATGGCATCGCTGCGGCGTCTCAGGCTGTTAAAGATAGCGGTCTTGATGGTGATGGCGCCTGCGATCCGGAACGCGTGGGTATCGCTATCGGTTCCGGTATCGGTGGCCTCGAATTTATTGAGAGGAACGTCTTGACGCTGGCGGAGAAGGGGCCGAGAAAAGTGTCTCCTTTCTTCGTTCCGGCCTCGGTCGTTAATATGCTCGCCGGCAACGTGGCAATCAAGTTCGGCTTCAAGGGTCCGAACATTGCTATTACCACAGCCTGCACCACCGGCACCCACAATATTGGCTATGCGGCGCGGACCATTCAGTACGGCGACGCCGACGTGATGCTGGCGGGTGGCTCCGAGATGGCCACCACACCCACCGGTATTGCTGCTTTTGGCGCTGCCCGGGCATTGTCCACCCGCAACGACGAGCCGGAAAAGGCCAGCCGCCCGTGGGATAAGGGGCGTGACGGGTTTGTGCTGAGCGATGGCTCCGGGGTACTGGTACTCGAGGAGTTGGAACACGCCAAGCGCCGTGGTGCAACTATTTACGGTGAAGTGGTCGGTTTCGGTATGAGCGACGACGCGCACCATGTTACCGCGCCGTCCGGGGAAGGCGCCCAGCGCTCCATGCGCAATGCGCTCAAGGATGCGGGCATCGACCTCGCTGAAATTGGTTACATCAATGCCCATGGCACCTCCACGTCAGTGGGCGATGTGGCAGAAGTGGATGCTGTAAAAGCGGTCTTCGGTGATCACGCCCGCAAGTTGGCCATCTCCAGTACCAAGTCGATGACCGGCCATTTACTCGGCGCGGCCGGTGCCGTCGAGGCGATTTTCTCGTTGTTGGCGCTCCGGGACGGCGTGTTGCCACCGACCATCAATCTGGATGATCCGGAAGAGGGCTGTGATCTGGATTTCGTGCCCCACACGTCACGCAAGGCCACGATCACAGCGGCTCTATCGAACTCCTTTGGTTTCGGTGGCACTAACGGCACCCTGATTTTCCGTCGTCTCGAGGACTGA
- the acpP gene encoding acyl carrier protein — protein sequence MSTVEERVKKIVCEQLGVKESEVQSTSSFVEDLGADSLDTVELVMALEEEFETEIPDEEAEKLTSVQDAIDYIVAHT from the coding sequence ATGAGTACAGTCGAAGAGCGCGTAAAGAAGATTGTTTGCGAACAACTGGGCGTGAAGGAGTCTGAAGTTCAGAGCACATCTTCTTTCGTAGAGGATCTGGGCGCCGATTCACTGGACACCGTTGAGCTGGTTATGGCTCTCGAAGAGGAATTCGAGACCGAGATTCCCGATGAAGAAGCGGAGAAGCTCACCAGTGTCCAGGATGCGATCGACTACATTGTCGCGCATACCTGA
- the fabG gene encoding 3-oxoacyl-ACP reductase FabG has product MSLEGKVALVTGASRGIGRAIARALAARGAEVVGTATTQHGADAITEDFKSRKENGYGLVMDVSDAASVDAGLKAIAEKSGAPLILVNNAGITRDNLLMRMKEDDWDAVIGTNLSSVFRTSKVVLRGMGKARWGRIVNISSVVAGMGNPGQVNYCAAKAGVEGMTRSLAKEMANRGITVNCVAPGFIDTDMTKKLDDGQRDAMMSVIPAGRLGEPEEVAAVVAFLASPEAAYITGESINVNGGMFMG; this is encoded by the coding sequence ATGTCGCTTGAAGGCAAGGTAGCCCTGGTTACGGGTGCCAGTCGTGGAATCGGTCGCGCTATCGCTAGGGCCCTCGCAGCGCGAGGCGCTGAAGTCGTTGGCACGGCAACGACGCAGCATGGTGCCGATGCCATTACCGAAGACTTTAAATCCCGCAAAGAAAACGGTTACGGCCTGGTCATGGATGTCTCGGATGCCGCGAGTGTCGATGCCGGACTTAAGGCAATCGCGGAAAAATCCGGAGCGCCTCTGATCCTCGTTAATAACGCGGGTATTACCCGTGACAATCTGCTTATGCGGATGAAGGAAGATGACTGGGATGCGGTGATTGGCACAAATCTCAGTTCCGTCTTTCGCACCAGCAAAGTCGTGCTTCGAGGTATGGGCAAGGCGCGCTGGGGGCGGATCGTCAATATCAGCTCTGTAGTGGCCGGCATGGGCAATCCGGGCCAGGTCAACTACTGCGCCGCCAAGGCCGGAGTTGAGGGTATGACGCGTAGTCTTGCCAAAGAAATGGCGAATCGGGGTATCACGGTAAACTGCGTTGCGCCGGGATTTATTGATACGGATATGACAAAGAAACTGGACGATGGCCAGAGGGACGCTATGATGAGTGTCATTCCTGCCGGCCGTCTGGGAGAGCCTGAGGAGGTCGCTGCCGTCGTCGCATTCCTGGCATCGCCGGAAGCAGCCTACATTACAGGTGAATCGATTAACGTGAATGGTGGTATGTTCATGGGATAA
- the fabD gene encoding ACP S-malonyltransferase has translation MKSAFLFPGQGSQSVGMLAEASEAWPIVAQTFSEASQVLGFDLWSICQNGPEEELNATAVTQPALLAASVALWRQWFVAGGDRPDFLAGHSLGEYSALVAAESLNFFDAVKLVRLRGELMQSAVPAGKGRMAAVLGLEDDVVIAACEEAAAGEVVAAVNFNSPGQVVIAGNASAVDRAIEICKGKGAKRALPLPVSVPSHCELMQPAAEELAKALEDVSFNDAVMPVVQNVNAAPEQDRDALKQNLLRQLYSPVQWADSVRYLTEEDVSVAVECGAGKVLAGLAKRVDRNLTTFAIDNPDALQKAIDGFSK, from the coding sequence ATGAAATCAGCATTTCTTTTCCCAGGTCAGGGATCGCAATCAGTAGGCATGCTTGCTGAAGCGTCGGAAGCTTGGCCGATCGTTGCACAGACATTCTCCGAGGCCTCGCAAGTGTTGGGCTTCGATCTTTGGTCTATTTGTCAGAATGGTCCTGAAGAGGAACTCAATGCCACTGCCGTGACCCAGCCGGCGTTGCTAGCCGCCAGTGTCGCTCTATGGCGCCAATGGTTTGTGGCAGGCGGCGATAGACCTGACTTCCTGGCAGGTCATAGCCTAGGCGAGTACAGTGCGCTGGTAGCGGCCGAAAGCCTTAACTTTTTTGATGCGGTCAAGTTGGTTCGTCTCCGGGGTGAGCTCATGCAGAGCGCCGTACCGGCAGGCAAGGGGCGCATGGCCGCCGTGCTGGGTCTTGAGGATGACGTGGTTATCGCAGCCTGCGAGGAGGCTGCCGCAGGCGAGGTCGTGGCTGCGGTCAATTTCAATTCCCCCGGCCAGGTGGTGATCGCCGGCAATGCATCCGCGGTGGACCGCGCCATCGAAATCTGTAAGGGTAAGGGTGCCAAGCGGGCGTTGCCGCTTCCGGTAAGCGTGCCCTCTCATTGTGAATTGATGCAGCCTGCGGCGGAGGAACTGGCAAAGGCTCTGGAAGACGTTAGTTTCAATGATGCTGTCATGCCGGTGGTGCAGAATGTCAACGCTGCACCGGAACAGGATCGCGATGCGCTCAAGCAGAATTTGCTGCGTCAGCTTTATTCTCCGGTCCAGTGGGCTGATTCTGTACGCTACCTGACGGAAGAGGACGTTTCGGTTGCAGTTGAATGTGGCGCTGGTAAGGTTCTCGCGGGCTTGGCTAAGCGTGTCGACCGAAATCTGACTACATTTGCTATAGATAATCCCGACGCTCTGCAAAAGGCCATCGACGGATTTTCCAAGTAA